One window from the genome of Toxotes jaculatrix isolate fToxJac2 chromosome 17, fToxJac2.pri, whole genome shotgun sequence encodes:
- the htr1d gene encoding 5-hydroxytryptamine receptor 1D, with protein MELNDSLLDYFTSNFTEITNTTTAPPWSEATLLGLQVSLSALLAIITLATVLSNAFVVATIFLTRKLHTPANFLIGSLAVTDLLVSILVMPISIVYTVSKTWSLGQIVCDIWLSSDITFCTASILHLCVIALDRYWAITDALEYSKRRTMRRAGIMVGVVWVISISISMPPLFWRQAKAHEELTECVVNTDQISYTLYSTFGAFYVPTVLLIILYGRIYVAARSRIFKTPSSSGKRFTTAQLIQTSAGSSLCSLNSPSNQEAHLHSGNAGGGGGGGGGGSPLFMNSVKVKLADNVLERKRLCAARERKATKTLGIILGAFIICWLPFFVGTLVMAICKECWFDPVLFDIFTWLGYLNSLINPVIYTVFNDEFKQAFQKLIKFRRCS; from the coding sequence ATGGAGCTGAATGATAGCTTACTGGACTACTTCACCAGCAACTTTACAGAGATTACTAACACCACTACCGCTCCACCCTGGAGCGAGGCCACGCTACTCGGCCTACAGGTCTCCCTGTCTGCGCTGTTAGCTATCATCACTTTGGCTACCGTGCTTTCAAATGCTTTCGTCGTCGCCACCATCTTTCTGACTAGGAAGCTCCACACGCCTGCCAACTTCCTAATTGGCTCCCTGGCCGTCACAGACCTGCTGGTGTCTATTTTAGTCATGCCAATTAGCATCGTCTACACCGTCAGCAAGACCTGGTCGCTGGGGCAGATTGTTTGTGACATCTGGTTGTCGTCTGATATCACCTTCTGCACGGCCTCCATCTTGCACCTCTGTGTGATCGCACTGGACCGCTACTGGGCCATCACAGACGCTCTGGAGTACTCAAAACGGCGCACCATGCGCCGGGCGGGGATCATGGTTGGGGTGGTGTGGGTGATCTCCATATCGATTTCGATGCCTCCACTTTTCTGGCGGCAGGCCAAAGCCCACGAGGAGCTAACAGAGTGTGTGGTGAATACAGATCAGATCTCTTATACCCTATACTCCACCTTTGGCGCCTTCTATGTTCCCACAGTGCTTCTCATTATCCTCTATGGACGGATCTATGTTGCTGCTCGCTCTCGCATCTTTAAGACGCCGTCGTCCTCGGGGAAACGTTTCACCACAGCGCAGCTCATCCAGACCTCTGCaggctcctctctctgttctcttaATTCTCCCTCCAACCAGGAAGCACACCTACACTCTGGCAACGcgggaggtggtggaggaggaggagggggaggatcGCCTCTGTTCATGAATAGTGTGAAAGTGAAGCTGGCAGACAACGTGCTGGAGAGGAAACGTCTGTGTGCTGCTCGGGAGAGGAAAGCAACCAAGACTTTGGGCATCATCCTGGGCGCGTTCATCATCTGCTGGCTCCCATTTTTTGTTGGTACGCTTGTCATGGCCATATGTAAAGAATGCTGGTTCGATCCAGTGCTTTTTGATATATTTACCTGGCTAGGATACCTGAACTCCCTCATCAATCCTGTAATCTACACCGTATTCAACGATGAGTTCAAACAGGCTTTCCAAAAACTCATCAAATTCAGACGATGCTCCTGA